One Acidobacteriota bacterium genomic window carries:
- a CDS encoding TonB family protein, whose product MNAKQPFLNAILVSFAFSLCAVAPVLGQVNSQAEPPRIIRKSGGVFQSSAINRVEPTYPPLAKAAHVSGAVVVEVTVDELGDVLAARAISGHPLLKDAAIAAARGWRFSPTQLSGVPVKVIGTITFNFNLGAQPREKVDTDPKLDFIAEAKLALIANSYSPEAHFNLAEAYVDEDMYKEAIEPYKRAIELKPDYKKAYEGLASAYNELGQRDDEIAVYKQAIQALPNDVELLEELSRTLSDTERYLEAADVQRRIVLIKPEDADAYNSLGWSLFRARRYQDAIPPFQESIRLRPKNARAYHNLGAAYMNLRQYEDAIAAYAQALNIEPTYDQAYKVCREMGTIYLRSGRSSEAVEELKRSIELNPTHALAHSELGAAYHNLSRYSEAVQSLSRAAEIEPRTASIHSFLGDVYQHLGRAAEAEKEFRESIKLDPENPGGYLGLASLLYAQKKFEEADVVLRPALQRMPKNVNAYVGVAMLLEHSGHKAEAESALRKALQIDPNNALALNNLGYTMVERNDRLEEALAMIQRAVKAEPKNAAYLDSLGWAYFKLGKLDEAERHLNEAVKLASSSATMHEHLGDVYDRQGKTEEARKAWAKALFFSTSAEQSARIRSKISGDPKK is encoded by the coding sequence ATGAACGCTAAGCAACCCTTCCTCAATGCGATCCTTGTTTCCTTCGCCTTCAGCCTGTGCGCCGTTGCGCCGGTGTTAGGCCAAGTCAATAGTCAGGCGGAACCGCCCAGGATAATCCGCAAGTCTGGAGGTGTGTTTCAGTCGTCGGCGATTAACCGCGTCGAGCCTACTTACCCGCCGCTCGCGAAGGCCGCCCATGTCTCCGGCGCTGTGGTCGTCGAAGTAACCGTGGATGAGCTGGGAGACGTGCTAGCTGCGCGGGCGATAAGCGGTCATCCGCTGTTGAAGGACGCGGCGATTGCGGCAGCCCGCGGATGGAGGTTCAGCCCGACGCAGCTCAGCGGCGTGCCGGTGAAAGTCATAGGAACGATAACTTTCAATTTCAACCTCGGCGCCCAGCCGAGGGAGAAGGTTGACACTGACCCCAAGCTTGACTTCATAGCGGAAGCCAAGCTAGCGCTCATTGCCAACTCGTATTCCCCGGAGGCGCATTTCAACCTGGCGGAAGCTTATGTTGATGAAGATATGTACAAGGAGGCGATTGAGCCGTACAAGCGTGCGATCGAACTGAAGCCAGACTATAAGAAGGCTTACGAGGGGCTGGCTTCGGCCTATAACGAGTTAGGGCAACGGGACGATGAAATCGCGGTCTACAAACAGGCGATTCAAGCTCTGCCAAACGATGTCGAGCTTCTCGAGGAGCTTTCGCGCACTCTTAGCGACACCGAGCGTTACCTCGAAGCCGCCGACGTTCAAAGAAGGATCGTGCTGATCAAGCCTGAGGATGCCGACGCGTACAACAGTCTGGGTTGGTCTCTGTTTCGCGCGCGCAGGTATCAGGACGCAATTCCTCCCTTCCAGGAATCAATACGACTGCGCCCGAAGAACGCTCGCGCTTATCACAACCTTGGTGCGGCATACATGAACTTAAGGCAATATGAGGACGCCATTGCAGCCTACGCGCAGGCTCTGAACATCGAGCCCACCTACGATCAGGCATACAAGGTCTGCAGAGAGATGGGAACCATCTATCTCCGGTCGGGGCGTAGCAGCGAAGCGGTTGAAGAGCTCAAACGCTCGATCGAGCTCAACCCCACACACGCCTTGGCGCATTCGGAATTGGGAGCGGCTTACCATAATCTTTCGCGGTACTCAGAAGCGGTCCAGTCGCTAAGCAGGGCGGCAGAGATCGAACCGCGGACGGCCAGCATTCACAGTTTTCTTGGAGACGTCTACCAGCACCTGGGTCGCGCGGCAGAGGCAGAAAAGGAATTCCGCGAGTCAATCAAGCTGGATCCTGAGAACCCCGGGGGCTACCTCGGATTGGCGTCCCTGCTATACGCGCAAAAGAAATTCGAAGAGGCCGATGTTGTTCTGCGCCCGGCATTGCAGCGCATGCCAAAGAACGTTAACGCGTACGTCGGGGTCGCCATGTTGCTTGAGCATTCAGGCCACAAGGCCGAAGCTGAATCCGCATTGAGAAAGGCCCTGCAAATCGATCCGAACAATGCTTTGGCGCTAAACAACCTGGGCTACACGATGGTCGAGCGCAACGATCGCCTTGAAGAAGCGCTTGCGATGATTCAGCGTGCTGTCAAAGCCGAACCGAAAAACGCTGCATATCTAGACAGCCTGGGATGGGCCTATTTCAAACTCGGCAAGCTCGATGAAGCGGAGCGCCATCTGAATGAAGCCGTGAAACTAGCCTCGTCCTCGGCGACGATGCATGAACACCTCGGCGACGTCTACGATCGCCAGGGCAAGACGGAAGAAGCGCGAAAGGCGTGGGCGAAGGCTCTCTTCTTTTCGACATCGGCGGAACAGTCGGCGAGGATTCGATCGAAGATCTC